Proteins encoded in a region of the Salminus brasiliensis chromosome 2, fSalBra1.hap2, whole genome shotgun sequence genome:
- the creb3l2 gene encoding cyclic AMP-responsive element-binding protein 3-like protein 2 isoform X2, whose translation MTLLKPTWTCHHYSDYGDSDSEEWPAEQEDKQLRMEPLLCESPALLPTLALTLSPESSAVESVTITNGPAVMLTLPQTSQTSIPKIKEDGNSFTPQIKLEPHEVDQFLNLSPKEMEALQMPPTPPSSHGSDTEGSQSPVHLCTPASPTQSPALLKVAPRTTNSLSNSPLLTAPHKLQGSGPLLLTEEERRTLIAEGYPVPNKLPLSKSEEKALKKIRRKIKNKISAQESRRKKKEYMDALEKKVETCSSENSELRRKMETLENTNKSLMQQLHSLQTVVAGKVPRSCRMASTQTSACLMAVVLCFAVFLGSFYHGLSPCSSIPKTDLSRGPATPESYIATVKSRNLLVYDYHGAADDLHPSGLGGEYPEWDSQAHIMTVQHLDQKHRHKPTEWQAAELQPPFKQNNGTNMQKSLLIDLHTHRSVDQRSSESPKVIELERMVNEPS comes from the exons ATGACCTTGTTGAAACCTACTTGGACTTGTCATCACTACTCTGACTAt GGAGACTCAGACAGTGAGGAGTGGCCAGCAGAGCAGGAGGATAAGCAGCTGAGAATGGAGCCTCTGCTGTGTGAGTCTCCAGCCTTGCTGCCCACTTTGGCCCTGACACTGTCCCCTGAGAGCTCTGCTGTCGAGTCTGTGACCATAACCAATGGACCAGCTGTAATGCTCACCCTCCCTCAGACCTCACAGACCAGCATACCCAAG ATAAAGGAGGATGGCAATAGCTTTACCCCTCAGATTAAGTTGGAGCCCCATGAGGTGGATCAGTTTCTCAATCTCTCACCTAAAG AGATGGAAGCTCTCCAGATGCCTCCCACACCTCCTAGTTCTCATGGCAGTGACACCGAAGGCAGTCAAAGCCCTGTGCACTTGTGCACTCCTGCCAGCCCCACACAGAGCCCTGCTCTCCTCAAGGTGGCACCGCGTACCACCAACTCACTCTCCAACTCCCCTCTTCTCACCGCACCACAT AAGCTGCAGGGCTCAGGGCCACTCCTGTTGACAGAGGAAGAGCGACGGACTCTGATTGCAGAGGGATATCCTGTCCCCAATAAACTGCCTCTGTCCAAGTCTGAGGAGAAAGCTCTCAAAAAGATTAGAAGAAAAATCAAGAACAAG ATTTCTGCTCAGGAAAGTCGCAGAAAGAAGAAAGAGTATATGGATGCCCTTGAGAAAAA GGTGGAGACATGCTCCAGTGAGAACAGTGAGTTGCGCAGAAAAATGGAGACTCTAGAAAACACCAACAA GTCTTTGATGCAGCAGCTGCACTCTTTGcagactgtggtggctggaAAGGTTCCTCGCTCATGCAGAATGGCCAGCACTCAGACCTCTGCATGCCTCATG GCTGTggtgctgtgttttgctgtgttcctgGGCAGTTTCTACCATGGTCTGAGCCCCTGCTCATCCATCCCAAAAACTGACCTGTCCAGAGGACCTGCCACACCGGAGTCCTACATTGCTACAG TTAAGTCAAGGAACCTACTAGTCTATGATTATCATGGAGCGGCTGATGACTTGCACCCCTCTGGACTGGGAGGAGAGTATCCTGAGTGGGACAGTCAGGCACACATTATGACAGTGCAACATCTGGaccaaaaacacagacacaaaccgACAGAGTGGCAGGCGGCAGAGCTCCAGCCACCTTTCAAGCAGAACAATGGAACAAACATGCAGAAGTCTCTTCTCATagatctgcacacacacag GTCAGTGGATCAGAGGTCCAGCGAGAGTCCAAAAGTCATTGAGCTGGAGAGAATGGTGAATGAGCCATCATGA
- the creb3l2 gene encoding cyclic AMP-responsive element-binding protein 3-like protein 2 isoform X3, producing the protein MEELIPTSPVPPHIQAEHSYSLSGDSRPQSPLSHLPGDAGNKSGDSDSEEWPAEQEDKQLRMEPLLCESPALLPTLALTLSPESSAVESVTITNGPAVMLTLPQTSQTSIPKIKEDGNSFTPQIKLEPHEVDQFLNLSPKEMEALQMPPTPPSSHGSDTEGSQSPVHLCTPASPTQSPALLKVAPRTTNSLSNSPLLTAPHKLQGSGPLLLTEEERRTLIAEGYPVPNKLPLSKSEEKALKKIRRKIKNKISAQESRRKKKEYMDALEKKVETCSSENSELRRKMETLENTNKSLMQQLHSLQTVVAGKVPRSCRMASTQTSACLMAVVLCFAVFLGSFYHGLSPCSSIPKTDLSRGPATPESYIATVKSRNLLVYDYHGAADDLHPSGLGGEYPEWDSQAHIMTVQHLDQKHRHKPTEWQAAELQPPFKQNNGTNMQKSLLIDLHTHRSVDQRSSESPKVIELERMVNEPS; encoded by the exons GAGACTCAGACAGTGAGGAGTGGCCAGCAGAGCAGGAGGATAAGCAGCTGAGAATGGAGCCTCTGCTGTGTGAGTCTCCAGCCTTGCTGCCCACTTTGGCCCTGACACTGTCCCCTGAGAGCTCTGCTGTCGAGTCTGTGACCATAACCAATGGACCAGCTGTAATGCTCACCCTCCCTCAGACCTCACAGACCAGCATACCCAAG ATAAAGGAGGATGGCAATAGCTTTACCCCTCAGATTAAGTTGGAGCCCCATGAGGTGGATCAGTTTCTCAATCTCTCACCTAAAG AGATGGAAGCTCTCCAGATGCCTCCCACACCTCCTAGTTCTCATGGCAGTGACACCGAAGGCAGTCAAAGCCCTGTGCACTTGTGCACTCCTGCCAGCCCCACACAGAGCCCTGCTCTCCTCAAGGTGGCACCGCGTACCACCAACTCACTCTCCAACTCCCCTCTTCTCACCGCACCACAT AAGCTGCAGGGCTCAGGGCCACTCCTGTTGACAGAGGAAGAGCGACGGACTCTGATTGCAGAGGGATATCCTGTCCCCAATAAACTGCCTCTGTCCAAGTCTGAGGAGAAAGCTCTCAAAAAGATTAGAAGAAAAATCAAGAACAAG ATTTCTGCTCAGGAAAGTCGCAGAAAGAAGAAAGAGTATATGGATGCCCTTGAGAAAAA GGTGGAGACATGCTCCAGTGAGAACAGTGAGTTGCGCAGAAAAATGGAGACTCTAGAAAACACCAACAA GTCTTTGATGCAGCAGCTGCACTCTTTGcagactgtggtggctggaAAGGTTCCTCGCTCATGCAGAATGGCCAGCACTCAGACCTCTGCATGCCTCATG GCTGTggtgctgtgttttgctgtgttcctgGGCAGTTTCTACCATGGTCTGAGCCCCTGCTCATCCATCCCAAAAACTGACCTGTCCAGAGGACCTGCCACACCGGAGTCCTACATTGCTACAG TTAAGTCAAGGAACCTACTAGTCTATGATTATCATGGAGCGGCTGATGACTTGCACCCCTCTGGACTGGGAGGAGAGTATCCTGAGTGGGACAGTCAGGCACACATTATGACAGTGCAACATCTGGaccaaaaacacagacacaaaccgACAGAGTGGCAGGCGGCAGAGCTCCAGCCACCTTTCAAGCAGAACAATGGAACAAACATGCAGAAGTCTCTTCTCATagatctgcacacacacag GTCAGTGGATCAGAGGTCCAGCGAGAGTCCAAAAGTCATTGAGCTGGAGAGAATGGTGAATGAGCCATCATGA